In Anthonomus grandis grandis chromosome 5, icAntGran1.3, whole genome shotgun sequence, the following are encoded in one genomic region:
- the LOC126736000 gene encoding mucin-5AC-like isoform X41 encodes MKFKFSGYIFLLLVLPSLNCSLSAPSEAELSCNSTIFSCGVTLETGRYSNPSDPTCKSYLYCYFSGDRILEYKYTCSFGIFNPFTRTCDISYSCHCSAYTNTTHAATSTTIVTTTTELAVPDSEPTCVFGTNFTCTVTGKYANPYDSTCGTYIHCFSWIAGHTTQHIHSCLIGLFNPITQICDSAYVCPCKYKISTISDTTSTTVATTSTSPDICAVGTSFICSQTGRYASTIDTTCKSYIYCYRYSNGTVGQFGYNCSIGLFNPSTQTCDLTYVCPCIEETTLPLTSESTTITSVSSTSSSTSSNADTCAVGSSFSCSETGRYASPIDTTCKSYIYCYRYSNGTVGQFGYNCSIGLFNPNTQSCDLTYVCPCTEETTLPLTSESTAITSVSSTSSSTSSNADTCAVGSSFSCSETGRYASPIDTTCKSYIYCYRYSNGTVGQFGYNCSIGLFNPSTQSCDLTYVCPCIEETTLPLTSESTTITSVSSTSSSTSSNADTCAVGSSFSCSETGRYASPIDTTCKSYIYCYRYSNGTVGQFGYNCSIGLFNPSTQSCDLTYVCPCIEETTLPLTSESTTITSVSSTSSSTSSNADTCAVGSSFSCSETGRYASPIDTTCKSYIYCYRYSNGTVGQFGYNCSIGLFNPSTQSCDLTYVCPCIEETTLPLTSESTTITSVSSTSSSTSSNTVTCAVGSSFSCSETGRYASPIDTTCKSYIYCYRYSNGTVGQFGYNCSIGLFNPSTQSCDLTYVCPCIEETTLPLTSESTTITSVSSTSSSTSSNADTCAVGSSFSCSETGRYASPIDTTCKSYIYCYRYSNGTVGQFGYNCSIGLFNPSTQSCDLTYVCPCIEETTLPLTSESTTITSVSSTSSSTSSNADTCAVGSSFSCSETGRYASPIDTTCKSYIYCYRYSNGTVGQFGYNCSIGLFNPSTQSCDLTYVCPCIEETTLPLTSESTTITSVSSTSSSTSSNTDTCAVGSSFSCSETGRYASPIDTTCKSYIYCYRYSNGTVGQFGYNCSIGFFNPSTQSCDLTYVCPCIEETTLPLTSESTTITSVSSTISSTSSNADTCAVGSSYSCSETGRYASPIDTTCKSYIYCYRYSNGTVGQFGYNCSIGLFNPSTQSCDLTYVCPCIEETTLPLTSESTTITSVSSTSSSTSSNADTCAVGSSFSCSETGRYASPIDTTCKSYIYCYRYSNGTVGQFGYNCSIGLFNPSTQSCDLTYVCPCREETTLPLTSESTTITSVSSTSSSTSLNTDTCAVGSGFSCSETGRYASPIDTTCKSYIYCYRYSNGTVAQFGYNCSIGLFNPSTQSCDLAYVCPCIEETILP; translated from the exons ctGGTACTTCCTAGTCTCAACTGCAGCCTGTCAGCTCCATCCGAAGCCGAATTATCATGCAACAGTACCATTTTCTCATGTGGCGTAACTTTGGAGACTGGTAGATACTCAAATCCTAGTGATCCAACCTGTAAATCATACCTTTATTGCTATTTCTCTGGAGATCGAATACTGGAGTACAAATATACTTGCtcttttggaatatttaatcCATTTACCAGGACATGTGACATCTCGTACAGTTGCCATTGTTCTGCTTATACAAACACCACTCATGCTGCAACATCTACTACAATAGTGACTACAACAACTGAGTTAGCTGTGCCAGACAGTGAACCTACTTGTGTCTTCGGTACTAATTTTACCTGTACGGTAACAGGAAAATACGCCAACCCATATGACAGCACATGTGGGACTTATATTCACTGCTTTTCTTGGATAGCCGGTCATACTACACAACATATTCATTCCTGTttaattggtttatttaacCCAATTACTCAAATATGTGATTCAGCGTATGTATGCCCTTGCAAGTATAAAATATCGACAATATCTGATACTACTTCTACCACAGTTGCAACAACGTCAACTAGTCCTGATATTTGCGCCGTAGGCACCAGTTTTATTTGTTCTCAAACTGGTCGATATGCTAGTACTATTGATACTACATGTAAATCATATATCTACTGTTACCGCTATTCAAATGGAACTGTTGGGCAATTTGGGTATAACTGTTCTATTGGCCTTTTTAATCCTAGTACTCAAACCTGCGACCTCACATACGTGTGCCCTTGTATAGAAGAAACGACGCTACCATTAACATCTGAGTCCACCACGATCACCTCAGTTTCATCGACAAGTTCATCAACGTCTTCAAATGCCGATACTTGTGCCGTAGGTAGCAGTTTTAGTTGTTCAGAAACTGGTAGATATGCTAGTCCAATCGATACTACATGTAAATCATATATCTACTGTTACCGTTATTCAAATGGAACTGTTGGACAATTTGGGTATAATTGTTCTATTGGACTTTTTAATCCTAATACTCAAAGCTGTGACCTCACATACGTGTGTCCTTGTACAGAAGAAACGACGCTACCATTAACATCTGAGTCCACCGCGATCACCTCAGTTTCATCGACAAGTTCATCAACGTCTTCAAATGCCGATACTTGTGCCGTAG GTAGCAGTTTTAGTTGTTCAGAAACTGGTAGATATGCTAGTCCAATCGATACTACATGTAAATCATATATCTACTGTTACCGCTATTCAAATGGAACTGTTGGACAATTTGGGTATAACTGTTCTATTGGTCTTTTTAATCCTAGTACTCAAAGCTGCGACCTCACATACGTGTGTCCTTGTATAGAAGAAACGACGCTACCATTAACATCTGAGTCCACCACGATCACCTCAGTTTCATCGACAAGTTCATCAACGTCTTCAAATGCCGATACTTGTGCCGTAGGTAGTAGTTTTAGTTGTTCAGAAACTGGTAGATATGCTAGTCCAATCGATACTACATGTAAATCATATATCTACTGTTACCGCTATTCAAATGGAACTGTTGGACAATTTGGGTATAACTGTTCTATTGGTCTTTTTAATCCTAGTACTCAAAGCTGCGACCTCACATACGTGTGTCCTTGTATAGAAGAAACGACGCTACCATTAACATCTGAGTCTACCACGATCACCTCAGTTTCATCGACAAGTTCATCAACGTCTTCAAATGCCGATACTTGTGCCGTAGGTAGTAGTTTTAGTTGTTCAGAAACTGGTAGATATGCTAGTCCAATCGATACTACATGTAAATCATATATCTACTGTTACCGCTATTCAAATGGAACTGTTGGACAATTTGGGTATAACTGTTCTATTGGTCTTTTTAATCCTAGTACTCAAAGCTGCGACCTCACATACGTGTGTCCTTGTATAGAAGAAACGACGCTACCATTAACATCTGAGTCCACCACGATCACCTCAGTTTCATCGACAAGTTCTTCAACGTCTTCAAATACCGTTACTTGTGCCGTAGGTAGCAGTTTTAGTTGTTCAGAAACTGGTAGATATGCTAGTCCAATCGATACTACATGTAAATCATATATCTACTGTTACCGCTATTCAAATGGAACTGTTGGACAATTTGGGTATAACTGTTCTATTGGTCTTTTTAATCCTAGTACTCAAAGCTGCGACCTCACATACGTGTGTCCTTGTATAGAAGAAACGACGCTACCATTAACATCTGAGTCCACCACGATCACCTCAGTTTCATCGACAAGTTCATCAACGTCTTCAAATGCCGATACTTGTGCCGTAG GTAGCAGTTTTAGTTGTTCAGAAACTGGTAGATATGCTAGTCCAATCGATACTACATGTAAATCATATATCTACTGTTACCGCTATTCAAATGGAACTGTTGGACAATTTGGGTATAACTGTTCTATTGGTCTTTTTAATCCTAGTACTCAAAGCTGCGACCTCACATACGTGTGTCCTTGTATAGAAGAAACGACGCTACCATTAACATCTGAGTCCACCACGATCACCTCAGTTTCATCGACAAGTTCATCAACGTCTTCAAATGCCGATACTTGTGCCGTAGGTAGTAGTTTTAGTTGTTCAGAAACTGGTAGATATGCTAGTCCAATCGATACTACATGTAAATCATATATCTACTGTTACCGCTATTCAAATGGAACTGTTGGACAATTTGGGTATAACTGTTCTATTGGTCTTTTTAATCCTAGTACTCAAAGCTGCGACCTCACATACGTGTGTCCTTGTATAGAAGAAACGACGCTACCATTAACATCTGAGTCCACCACGATCACCTCAGTTTCATCGACAAGTTCATCAACGTCTTCAAATACCGATACTTGTGCCGTAGGTAGCAGTTTTAGTTGTTCAGAAACTGGTAGATATGCTAGTCCAATCGATACTACATGTAAATCATATATCTACTGTTACCGCTATTCAAATGGAACTGTTGGGCAATTTGGGTATAACTGTTCTATCGGATTTTTTAATCCTAGTACTCAAAGCTGTGACCTCACATACGTGTGTCCTTGTATAGAAGAAACGACGCTACCACTAACATCTGAGTCCACCACGATCACCTCAGTTTCATCGACAATTTCATCAACGTCTTCAAATGCCGATACTTGTGCCGTAGGTAGTAGTTATAGTTGTTCAGAAACTGGTAGATATGCTAGTCCAATCGACACTACATGTAAATCATATATTTACTGTTACCGGTATTCAAATGGAACTGTTGGACAATTTGGGTATAACTGTTCTATTGGTCTTTTTAATCCTAGTACTCAAAGCTGCGACCTCACATACGTGTGTCCTTGTATAGAAGAAACGACGCTACCATTAACATCTGAGTCCACCACGATCACCTCAGTTTCATCGACAAGTTCATCAACGTCTTCAAATGCCGATACTTGTGCCGTAGGTAGTAGTTTTAGTTGTTCAGAAACTGGTAGATATGCTAGTCCAATCGATACTACATGTAAATCATATATCTACTGTTACCGCTATTCAAATGGAACTGTTGGACAATTTGGGTATAACTGTTCTATTGGTCTTTTTAATCCTAGTACTCAAAGCTGCGACCTCACATACGTGTGTCCTTGTAGAGAAGAAACGACGCTACCATTAACATCTGAGTCCACCACGATCACCTCAGTTTCATCGACAAGTTCATCAACGTCTTTAAATACTGATACTTGTGCCGTAGGTAGCGGTTTTAGTTGTTCAGAAACTGGTAGATATGCTAGTCCAATCGACACTACATGTAAATCATATATTTACTGTTACCGGTATTCAAATGGAACTGTTGCGCAATTTGGGTATAATTGTTCTATTGGACTTTTCAATCCTAGTACTCAAAGCTGTGACCTTGCTTACGTATGTCCCTGTATAGAAGAAACTATTCTACcataa
- the LOC126736000 gene encoding uncharacterized protein LOC126736000 isoform X7 produces the protein MKFKFSGYIFLLLVLPSLNCSLSAPSEAELSCNSTIFSCGVTLETGRYSNPSDPTCKSYLYCYFSGDRILEYKYTCSFGIFNPFTRTCDISYSCHCSAYTNTTHAATSTTIVTTTTELAVPDSEPTCVFGTNFTCTVTGKYANPYDSTCGTYIHCFSWIAGHTTQHIHSCLIGLFNPITQICDSAYVCPCKYKISTISDTTSTTVATTSTSPDICAVGTSFICSQTGRYASTIDTTCKSYIYCYRYSNGTVGQFGYNCSIGLFNPSTQTCDLTYVCPCIEETTLPLTSESTTITSVSSTSSSTSSNADTCAVGSSFSCSETGRYASPIDTTCKSYIYCYRYSNGTVGQFGYNCSIGLFNPNTQSCDLTYVCPCTEETTLPLTSESTAITSVSSTSSSTSSNADTCAVGSSFSCSETGRYASPIDTTCKSYIYCYRYSNGTVGQFGYNCSIGLFNPSTQSCDLTYVCPCIEETTLPLTSESTTITSVSSTSSSTSSNADTCAVGSSFSCSETGRYASPIDTTCKSYIYCYRYSNGTVGQFGYNCSIGLFNPSTQSCDLTYVCPCIEETTLPLTSESTTITSVSSTSSSTSSNADTCAVGSSFSCSETGRYASPIDTTCKSYIYCYRYSNGTVGQFGYNCSIGLFNPSTQSCDLTYVCPCIEETTLPLTSESTTITSVSSTSSSTSSNTVTCAVGSSFSCSETGRYASPIDTTCKSYIYCYRYSNGTVGQFGYNCSIGLFNPSTQSCDLTYVCPCIEETTLPLTSESTTITSVSSTSSSTSSNADTCAVGSSFSCSETGRYASPIDTTCKSYIYCYRYSNGTVGQFGYNCSIGLFNPSTQSCDLTYVCPCIEETTLPLTSESTTITSVSSTSSSTSSNTDTCAVGSSFSCSETGRYASPIDTTCKSYIYCYRYSNGTVGQFGYNCSIGFFNPSTQSCDLTYVCPCIEETTLPLTSESTTITSVSSTISSTSSNADTCAVGSSYSCSETGRYASPIDTTCKSYIYCYRYSNGTVGQFGYNCSIGLFNPSTQSCDLTYVCPCIEETTLPLTSESTTITSVSSTSSSTSSNADTCAVGSSFSCSETGRYASPIDTTCKSYIYCYRYSNGTVGQFGYNCSIGLFNPSTQSCDLTYVCPCIEETTLPLTSESTTITSVSSTSSSTSSNADTCAVGSSFSCSETGRYASPIDTTCKSYIYCYRYSNGTVGQFGYNCSIGLFNPSTQSCDLTYVCPCIEETTLPLTSESTTITSVSSTSSSTSSNTVTCAVGSSFSCSETGRYASPIDTTCKSYIYCYRYSNGTVGQFGYNCSIGLFNPSTQSCDLTYVCPCIEETTLPLTSESTTITSVSSTSSSTSSNADTCAVGSSFSCSETGRYASPIDTTCKSYIYCYRYSNGTVGQFGYNCSIGFFNPSTQSCDLTYVCPCIEETTLPLTSESTTITSVSSTISSTSSNADTCAVGSSYSCSETGRYASPIDTTCKSYIYCYRYSNGTVGQFGYNCSIGLFNPSTQSCDLTYVCPCIEETTLPLTSESTTITSVSSTSSSTSSNADTCAVGSSFSCSETGRYASPIDTTCKSYIYCYRYSNGTVGQFGYNCSIGLFNPSTQSCDLTYVCPCREETTLPLTSESTTITSVSSTSSSTSLNTDTCAVGSGFSCSETGRYASPIDTTCKSYIYCYRYSNGTVAQFGYNCSIGLFNPSTQSCDLAYVCPCIEETILP, from the exons ctGGTACTTCCTAGTCTCAACTGCAGCCTGTCAGCTCCATCCGAAGCCGAATTATCATGCAACAGTACCATTTTCTCATGTGGCGTAACTTTGGAGACTGGTAGATACTCAAATCCTAGTGATCCAACCTGTAAATCATACCTTTATTGCTATTTCTCTGGAGATCGAATACTGGAGTACAAATATACTTGCtcttttggaatatttaatcCATTTACCAGGACATGTGACATCTCGTACAGTTGCCATTGTTCTGCTTATACAAACACCACTCATGCTGCAACATCTACTACAATAGTGACTACAACAACTGAGTTAGCTGTGCCAGACAGTGAACCTACTTGTGTCTTCGGTACTAATTTTACCTGTACGGTAACAGGAAAATACGCCAACCCATATGACAGCACATGTGGGACTTATATTCACTGCTTTTCTTGGATAGCCGGTCATACTACACAACATATTCATTCCTGTttaattggtttatttaacCCAATTACTCAAATATGTGATTCAGCGTATGTATGCCCTTGCAAGTATAAAATATCGACAATATCTGATACTACTTCTACCACAGTTGCAACAACGTCAACTAGTCCTGATATTTGCGCCGTAGGCACCAGTTTTATTTGTTCTCAAACTGGTCGATATGCTAGTACTATTGATACTACATGTAAATCATATATCTACTGTTACCGCTATTCAAATGGAACTGTTGGGCAATTTGGGTATAACTGTTCTATTGGCCTTTTTAATCCTAGTACTCAAACCTGCGACCTCACATACGTGTGCCCTTGTATAGAAGAAACGACGCTACCATTAACATCTGAGTCCACCACGATCACCTCAGTTTCATCGACAAGTTCATCAACGTCTTCAAATGCCGATACTTGTGCCGTAGGTAGCAGTTTTAGTTGTTCAGAAACTGGTAGATATGCTAGTCCAATCGATACTACATGTAAATCATATATCTACTGTTACCGTTATTCAAATGGAACTGTTGGACAATTTGGGTATAATTGTTCTATTGGACTTTTTAATCCTAATACTCAAAGCTGTGACCTCACATACGTGTGTCCTTGTACAGAAGAAACGACGCTACCATTAACATCTGAGTCCACCGCGATCACCTCAGTTTCATCGACAAGTTCATCAACGTCTTCAAATGCCGATACTTGTGCCGTAG GTAGCAGTTTTAGTTGTTCAGAAACTGGTAGATATGCTAGTCCAATCGATACTACATGTAAATCATATATCTACTGTTACCGCTATTCAAATGGAACTGTTGGACAATTTGGGTATAACTGTTCTATTGGTCTTTTTAATCCTAGTACTCAAAGCTGCGACCTCACATACGTGTGTCCTTGTATAGAAGAAACGACGCTACCATTAACATCTGAGTCCACCACGATCACCTCAGTTTCATCGACAAGTTCATCAACGTCTTCAAATGCCGATACTTGTGCCGTAGGTAGTAGTTTTAGTTGTTCAGAAACTGGTAGATATGCTAGTCCAATCGATACTACATGTAAATCATATATCTACTGTTACCGCTATTCAAATGGAACTGTTGGACAATTTGGGTATAACTGTTCTATTGGTCTTTTTAATCCTAGTACTCAAAGCTGCGACCTCACATACGTGTGTCCTTGTATAGAAGAAACGACGCTACCATTAACATCTGAGTCTACCACGATCACCTCAGTTTCATCGACAAGTTCATCAACGTCTTCAAATGCCGATACTTGTGCCGTAGGTAGTAGTTTTAGTTGTTCAGAAACTGGTAGATATGCTAGTCCAATCGATACTACATGTAAATCATATATCTACTGTTACCGCTATTCAAATGGAACTGTTGGACAATTTGGGTATAACTGTTCTATTGGTCTTTTTAATCCTAGTACTCAAAGCTGCGACCTCACATACGTGTGTCCTTGTATAGAAGAAACGACGCTACCATTAACATCTGAGTCCACCACGATCACCTCAGTTTCATCGACAAGTTCTTCAACGTCTTCAAATACCGTTACTTGTGCCGTAGGTAGCAGTTTTAGTTGTTCAGAAACTGGTAGATATGCTAGTCCAATCGATACTACATGTAAATCATATATCTACTGTTACCGCTATTCAAATGGAACTGTTGGACAATTTGGGTATAACTGTTCTATTGGTCTTTTTAATCCTAGTACTCAAAGCTGCGACCTCACATACGTGTGTCCTTGTATAGAAGAAACGACGCTACCATTAACATCTGAGTCCACCACGATCACCTCAGTTTCATCGACAAGTTCATCAACGTCTTCAAATGCCGATACTTGTGCCGTAGGTAGTAGTTTTAGTTGTTCAGAAACTGGTAGATATGCTAGTCCAATCGATACTACATGTAAATCATATATCTACTGTTACCGCTATTCAAATGGAACTGTTGGACAATTTGGGTATAACTGTTCTATTGGTCTTTTTAATCCTAGTACTCAAAGCTGCGACCTCACATACGTGTGTCCTTGTATAGAAGAAACGACGCTACCATTAACATCTGAGTCCACCACGATCACCTCAGTTTCATCGACAAGTTCATCAACGTCTTCAAATACCGATACTTGTGCCGTAGGTAGCAGTTTTAGTTGTTCAGAAACTGGTAGATATGCTAGTCCAATCGATACTACATGTAAATCATATATCTACTGTTACCGCTATTCAAATGGAACTGTTGGGCAATTTGGGTATAACTGTTCTATCGGATTTTTTAATCCTAGTACTCAAAGCTGTGACCTCACATACGTGTGTCCTTGTATAGAAGAAACGACGCTACCACTAACATCTGAGTCCACCACGATCACCTCAGTTTCATCGACAATTTCATCAACGTCTTCAAATGCCGATACTTGTGCCGTAGGTAGTAGTTATAGTTGTTCAGAAACTGGTAGATATGCTAGTCCAATCGACACTACATGTAAATCATATATTTACTGTTACCGGTATTCAAATGGAACTGTTGGACAATTTGGGTATAACTGTTCTATTGGTCTTTTTAATCCTAGTACTCAAAGCTGCGACCTCACATACGTGTGTCCTTGTATAGAAGAAACGACGCTACCATTAACATCTGAGTCCACCACGATCACCTCAGTTTCATCGACAAGTTCATCAACGTCTTCAAATGCCGATACTTGTGCCGTAGGTAGTAGTTTTAGTTGTTCAGAAACTGGTAGATATGCTAGTCCAATCGATACTACATGTAAATCATATATCTACTGTTACCGCTATTCAAATGGAACTGTTGGACAATTTGGGTATAACTGTTCTATTGGTCTTTTTAATCCTAGTACTCAAAGCTGCGACCTCACATACGTGTGTCCTTGTATAGAAGAAACGACGCTACCATTAACATCTGAGTCTACCACGATCACCTCAGTTTCATCGACAAGTTCATCAACGTCTTCAAATGCCGATACTTGTGCCGTAGGTAGTAGTTTTAGTTGTTCAGAAACTGGTAGATATGCTAGTCCAATCGATACTACATGTAAATCATATATCTACTGTTACCGCTATTCAAATGGAACTGTTGGACAATTTGGGTATAACTGTTCTATTGGTCTTTTTAATCCTAGTACTCAAAGCTGCGACCTCACATACGTGTGTCCTTGTATAGAAGAAACGACGCTACCATTAACATCTGAGTCCACCACGATCACCTCAGTTTCATCGACAAGTTCTTCAACGTCTTCAAATACCGTTACTTGTGCCGTAGGTAGCAGTTTTAGTTGTTCAGAAACTGGTAGATATGCTAGTCCAATCGATACTACATGTAAATCATATATCTACTGTTACCGCTATTCAAATGGAACTGTTGGACAATTTGGGTATAACTGTTCTATTGGTCTTTTTAATCCTAGTACTCAAAGCTGCGACCTCACATACGTGTGTCCTTGTATAGAAGAAACGACGCTACCATTAACATCTGAGTCCACCACGATCACCTCAGTTTCATCGACAAGTTCATCAACGTCTTCAAATGCCGATACTTGTGCCGTAG GTAGCAGTTTTAGTTGTTCAGAAACTGGTAGATATGCTAGTCCAATCGATACTACATGTAAATCATATATCTACTGTTACCGCTATTCAAATGGAACTGTTGGGCAATTTGGGTATAACTGTTCTATCGGATTTTTTAATCCTAGTACTCAAAGCTGTGACCTCACATACGTGTGTCCTTGTATAGAAGAAACGACGCTACCACTAACATCTGAGTCCACCACGATCACCTCAGTTTCATCGACAATTTCATCAACGTCTTCAAATGCCGATACTTGTGCCGTAGGTAGTAGTTATAGTTGTTCAGAAACTGGTAGATATGCTAGTCCAATCGACACTACATGTAAATCATATATTTACTGTTACCGGTATTCAAATGGAACTGTTGGACAATTTGGGTATAACTGTTCTATTGGTCTTTTTAATCCTAGTACTCAAAGCTGCGACCTCACATACGTGTGTCCTTGTATAGAAGAAACGACGCTACCATTAACATCTGAGTCCACCACGATCACCTCAGTTTCATCGACAAGTTCATCAACGTCTTCAAATGCCGATACTTGTGCCGTAGGTAGTAGTTTTAGTTGTTCAGAAACTGGTAGATATGCTAGTCCAATCGATACTACATGTAAATCATATATCTACTGTTACCGCTATTCAAATGGAACTGTTGGACAATTTGGGTATAACTGTTCTATTGGTCTTTTTAATCCTAGTACTCAAAGCTGCGACCTCACATACGTGTGTCCTTGTAGAGAAGAAACGACGCTACCATTAACATCTGAGTCCACCACGATCACCTCAGTTTCATCGACAAGTTCATCAACGTCTTTAAATACTGATACTTGTGCCGTAGGTAGCGGTTTTAGTTGTTCAGAAACTGGTAGATATGCTAGTCCAATCGACACTACATGTAAATCATATATTTACTGTTACCGGTATTCAAATGGAACTGTTGCGCAATTTGGGTATAATTGTTCTATTGGACTTTTCAATCCTAGTACTCAAAGCTGTGACCTTGCTTACGTATGTCCCTGTATAGAAGAAACTATTCTACcataa